The following coding sequences are from one Solea solea chromosome 11, fSolSol10.1, whole genome shotgun sequence window:
- the adnpb gene encoding activity-dependent neuroprotector homeobox b, with amino-acid sequence MFQLPVNNLGSLRKARKNVKRVLGDIGLEFCRDHLEDYKDFTPPEVYIKHTNWDDVCMWEPSHTKVQDYRSKPFCCSGCLFSSKYFSAYKSHFRNVHSEDFENKILLNCPYCTYNGNKKTLETHIKLFHMPNNTVRHGPGGMAAGAGGVMVKDGLLKRSGDSVEQAVYYCKKCTYRDPLYNVVRKHIYREHFQQVAQPYIVKPGDKANAQNGGTESSNSNNVNSNQIHCKKCLFVPRTYEALVQHVIEDHERIGYQVTAMIGHTSVIVPRPKPILMVPPKTIGDRTIIGMGPKGAVMATTRSPSSHHLSRVVMASKTGFSAQSLLAGLKHEALGLKVGNTQAFSVGGQQVRVSLPGNAQVSVPQQSHAAKQLLSGSGLRSPLVLSSSLKSNPLGSRVQAAATTVASLTAKKGGSSVLGASYTQKWKICTICNELFPENVYSSHFEKEHKAEKVPAVANYIMKIHNFTSKCLYCNRYLPSDTLLNHMLIHGLSCPHCRATFNDVEKMVAHMRQSHPDESVGPRTDSPLTFDLTLQQGNPKNVQLIVTTYNMKDAPQESVAFHAQNNTSSSSLSSALSASLLSSKRLMPQHPPKAPPVAADNVPTKSSPQTSVPYKRDVGKTLCPLCFSILKGPISDSLAHHLRERHQVIQTVHPVEKKLTYKCIHCLGVYTSNMTASTITLHLVHCRGVGKTQNGQDSRVAQSARVTQAQSSALKRAGFNNSDTSEPKRKRPGPPGERAHPRDVNGSFVENPDDPVVMALDPKGLENEEYETRKAFLTQYFNEAPYPTQREVEKLAANLWLWKSDISSHFVNTRRKCTQECESQNPNVLLGFSMHEVRKVSHELALAHDEPVSEGRCGKRRTSRTRMGVSEQALQRHREFVAANGGAAPPPKEEPTVTVGGFTLKTNSASTDQAKTINRTSAQRMPLDLSEPIAIDSDSDEEEERRDDEGREGEVHRHGNDQLAGAKEKVEQRIEARVISDLDDMSDDDDEEEDDDDDDDEDDDDDEEEEYEGAHVENGLRPSEGSGRPAAKGRDTLPIIIPKFVPSSARGGRDGAQLGKQKV; translated from the exons ATGTTCCAGCTCCCTGTCAATAACCTGGGCAGTCTGCGGAAAGCGAGGAAAAATGTCAAGAGGGTTCTGGGAGACATTGGCCTGGAGTTCTGCAGAGATCACCTAGAG gaCTACAAAGACTTCACTCCTCCAGAGGTGTATATCAAGCACACGAACTGGGACGATGTGTGCATGTGGGAACCGTCGCATACCAAAGTCcag GATTACAGATCAAAGCCTTTCTGCTGCTCCGGCTGCCTCTTCTCATCCAAGTACTTCTCCGCGTACAAGAGCCACTTCCGCAACGTCCACAGCGAGGACTTCGAGAACAAAATCCTGCTCAACTGCCCCTACTGCACTTACAATGGCAACAAAAAGACCCTGGAAACGCACATCAAACTCTTCCACATGCCCAACAACACGGTGCGGCACGGCCCCGGTGGGATGGCAGCAGGCGCTGGCGGGGTCATGGTGAAGGACGGGTTGTTGAAGAGGAGCGGGGACAGCGTGGAACAGGCTGTGTATTACTGCAAGAAGTGCACATACAGGGACCCTTTGTACAATGTGGTGCGAAAGCACATCTACCGGGAACACTTCCAGCAAGTTGCCCAGCCCTATATTGTGAAACCGGGGGACAAGGCAAACGCACAAAATGGCGGCACAGAGAGTAGTAACTCGAACAATGTGAACAGTAACCAGATCCACTGCAAGAAGTGTCTGTTTGTTCCGAGGACCTACGAGGCACTCGTTCAACACGTCATCGAGGACCACGAGCGGATCGGCTACCAGGTGACCGCTATGATCGGGCACACCAGTGTGATTGTCCCACGTCCCAAACCCATTCTCATGGTGCCCCCTAAAACTATAGGAGACAGGACCATCATTGGGATGGGCCCTAAAGGTGCAGTCATGGCCACGACCAGGTCTCCCAGTTCACATCACCTGAGTCGGGTTGTTATGGCGTCAAAGACGGGCTTCAGCGCTCAGAGCCTTCTCGCTGGGTTGAAACACGAAGCGTTAGGATTAAAGGTGGGAAACACCCAGGCGTTCTCTGTCGGCGGCCAGCAGGTGAGGGTTAGTTTACCGGGGAACGCTCAGGTTTCTGTGCCCCAGCAGTCGCATGCAGCAAAGCAGCTTCTTTCAGGCAGCGGCCTGCGGAGTCCGCTCGTGTTGAGTTCCTCGCTCAAGTCCAACCCTCTGGGTTCACGCGTCCAGGCGGCAGCTACCACTGTAGCATCGCTCACGGCCAAAAAAGGCGGGTCCTCGGTCCTCGGCGCGTCTTACACGCAGAAGTGGAAAATCTGCACCATCTGCAACGAGCTCTTTCCCGAGAACGTGTACAGTTCTCATTTTGAGAAAGAGCACAAAGCGGAGAAGGTGCCCGCCGTCGCCAACTACATCATGAAGATCCACAACTTCACCAGCAAGTGTCTCTACTGCAACCGCTATCTCCCCAGCGACACACTCTTAAACCACATGTTGATCCACGGCCTGTCCTGCCCGCACTGCCGGGCGACTTTTAACGACGTCGAGAAGATGGTGGCACACATGCGGCAGTCGCATCCAGACGAGAGCGTAGGCCCGCGCACAGACTCTCCTCTAACCTTTGACCTCACATTGCAACAGGGTAATCCCAAGAACGTTCAGTTGATCGTCACTACCTACAACATGAAGGACGCGCCGCAGGAGTCGGTGGCGTTTCATGCTCagaacaacaccagcagcagctctttgtcATCAGCCTTGTCCGCCTCTCTGTTATCAAGCAAGAGGCTAATGCCTCAGCACCCGCCCAAAGCACCTCCAGTGGCTGCGGACAATGTGCCAACAAAGAGTTCCCCACAGACATCAGTGCCCTACAAAAGGGATGTGGGCAAGACGCTTTGTCCTCTTTGCTTCTCCATCCTCAAGGGTCCAATCTCTGACTCGCTGGCCCACCACCTTAGAGAGAGGCACCAGGTGATTCAGACGGTCCATCCTGTAGAAAAGAAACTGACCTACAAGTGTATTCATTGCTTGGGGGTTTATACTAGCAACATGACTGCCTCCACCATCACTCTACACCTGGTGCACTGTCGAGGGGTGGGAAAAACTCAGAATGGTCAGGACAGCCGGGTAGCTCAGTCTGCCCGCGTCACCCAGGCCCAGAGCAGCGCCCTGAAACGGGCCGGCTTTAATAACTCTGACACGAGTGAACCAAAACGAAAGAGGCCGGGGCCCCCCGGGGAGAGGGCCCACCCGCGGGATGTCAACGGTTCATTTGTAGAAAATCCCGACGATCCTGTGGTTATGGCTCTTGACCCCAAAGGACTTGAAAATGAGGAGTATGAGACCAGGAAGGCGTTCCTGACGCAATATTTCAACGAAGCGCCGTATCCCACGCAGCGGGAGGTGGAGAAGCTGGCAGCCAATCTGTGGCTGTGGAAGTCCGACATCTCCAGCCACTTTGTCAACACGAGGAGGAAATGCACGCAGGAGTGCGAAAGCCAGAACCCCAACGTGTTGCTCGGCTTCAGCATGCACGAGGTCCGGAAAGTGAGCCACGAGCTGGCGCTCGCCCACGATGAGCCGGTGAGCGAGGGCAGATGCGGCAAGAGGCGGACGTCCAGGACGCGCATGGGCGTGTCGGAGCAGGCTCTGCAGAGACACCGGGAGTTTGTAGCTGCTAACGGTGGCGCGGCACCACCACCAAAGGAAGAGCCAACGGTGACTGTGGGAGGTTTTACCCTTAAAACCAACAGTGCCAGCACAGACCAAGCCAAGACAATCAACCGCACCTCAGCACAGAGAATGCCTCTGGACCTCTCTGAGCCCATTGCTATTGACTCTGACagtgatgaggaagaggagcggaGAGACGACGAGGGACGAGAGGGAGAGGTACATCGCCATGGTAACGATCAGCTTGCTGGAGCTAAGGAGAAAGTGGAGCAGAGGATAGAGGCCAGGGTTATTTCAGATCTAGATGATATGTCAGACGAcgatgacgaggaggaggacgacgacgacgatgatgacgaggacgatgatgatgatgaggaggaggagtatgAAGGAGCACATGTAGAGAATGGCCTCAGGCCCTCAGAGGGCTCAGGAAGACCAGCTGCTAAAGGACGAGACACGCTGCCCATCATTATTCCCAAGTTTGTACCATCGTCTGCCAGAGGTGGGAGAGACGGGGCTCAGCTGGGGAAGCAGAAAGTCTGA